In one Solanum dulcamara chromosome 1, daSolDulc1.2, whole genome shotgun sequence genomic region, the following are encoded:
- the LOC129891769 gene encoding NADH dehydrogenase [ubiquinone] 1 beta subcomplex subunit 10-B-like, with the protein MGRKKGVQQFDEGAPDDFDPNNPYKDPVAFFEMREHLVREKWIDIEKAKILREKLRWCYRIEGVNHLQKCRHLVQQYLDATRGVGWGKDLRPPFMHGPKVEAVESE; encoded by the exons ATGGGAAGGAAGAAGGGAGTACAACAGTTCGATGAAGGAGCACCGGATGACTTCGACCCTAATAACCCGTACAAGGACCCGGTAGCTTTCTTCGAGATGAGAGAGCATTTGGTTAGAGAGAAGTGGATCGACATTGAAAAAGCCAAGATCCTCCGTGAAAAGCTCCGTTGGTGCTACCGTATCGAAGGTGTTAACCACCTTCAGAAGTGCCGCCACCTTGTTCAGCAGTATCTTGACGCAACCCGCGGTGTTGGGTGGGGCAAGGACCTTCGTCCTCCCTTTATGCATG GGCCTAAGGTTGAAGCTGTCGAGTCCGAATGA